The genomic window ttttggggaaacttattacttttactccactacattcagaggacaattattgtactttttactcccctacatttctatcaattctctagttactcactacatttgctttgaagtcagctcatgaattgccttctcttttctgaaatctgatccctaagacagtaaaatgggtttttgtagttctgtttgtctccgtggtttagtcatacctgtatatcaaacactcactcagatcaggcagttcatttagagttggtaatgatggctataattctccacctgagcacccatgccCATATCTTCAGTCcttgttagaggtttttgaaatgaagaatgatacggatcgtttgaaatgttcaccttgtttcccactctgcccaaacatacaaacattcacagtccaacctgagaaagcctgttgagctacgtaacatttgtttcattccagatgaacatttcaaactaagttgtttGTGCTTGAACTTAGActtagtaacttagtttctgtttttattccatggtatagtttatAGTTTTAGATTTCAAGTAATAGTTTCTAAATAGACATAATTTAACAGAACAtgctcctatgtattcttgactgcacttgtgtattgtgaaaatacaatgttttgaaaaagtactttgaatacttaaaagcaagtacttcagtactccAACTCAAGTAATTATTTGACAgggcaactttcacttgtattggagtaatgtttgacctggTATATCTATACTTGACTGACTTAAGTAATGATGCTGAGTACATTGTCCATCGCTGCCTATGTGTCAGTCCCAAATCCCTATGTACACAATATAAACTTGAGTCATGGTTTTAATGGCGGAGCCTGCTCTTCATTTTTACTGGTATCTAAGTGATCCACCTGAGGGCGCTAGTGGTCCAAAGTGACTTTGGTGCGGGTTTGGTGCAGACATACAGGAGGCGGTGATCCTGAATAGAATACAAATAGTGTTAATCCTCTGCATTGTGGACATCTTATTCACATGCGTTAGACCCTCAATAACTTCATTTATATTGGGCATCAAAATGTGATTATGCCCGGACACTATGAACATAATGGGTAAACTAGACATCCAAAGATGTCGGTCTGCATTATTATGAGCGTTGTTAATAATTCTGAGTGAGCACATCCCACGTGCTGTTTTATCGCCTTTGATCGTGCCCATAGCATCATTAACACCTATGTACATGCAGGGAAATCGATATCAGTCGGTCAGACCTCATGCTCTCCAGTCACGCCGTGACGTCAGAGAGAGGGCGGCAGACAGCGGGTGGGGAGGGTGCCAGAGTATAAAACCTCAGAGACAGACTCCGGGCTGCATTCTCAGTCCGGGACGGTATAACGTATCCAATGGAAGTACAGAGAAGTATCGGGCCCCAacagacaaacagcagcagtatgTGCGAGTCCACGCAGAGGTCAGAACCTCGCCGAAAGAAGATGGATGATCGTAGTGCGCCCTCAGAGATGGCCAGGATTATCACGGACCCTGCCACGGGGAAGTGCTACTGCCGGGGGAAAGTTTTGGGAAAGGTAGCGCACAGAATCTGATGCAAACTCTTTTTTTGGATGTACCATTAAACCTGAAGACGCAGCATGTTaacagtgtttcatcttttcagGGAGGCTTTGCAAAGTGCTATGAGATGACGGATCTGTCCACCAGCAAAGTTTATGCAGCCAAAATCATCCCACACGCGCGCGTCTCCAAGCCTCACCAACGGGAGAAGGTAAGCGCGCCGCCCCGGAGTGCCTGTGCGCGCAAATATGTTAAGAACCGTAACCTGAAAATGACCTTAAATTACAATCGTGACctttatgtttctttctctttagaTTGACAGAGAAATTGAGCTACACAGAGCTCTGCACCATAAACACATTGTTCACTTTTATCACCATTTTGAAGACAAGGAGAACATCTACATACTGTTGGAATACTGCAGTAGAAAAGTAAGTGAAGTTTTAAGACATTAGATTTTCCTACCAAAGTGTATTTGGctttctgctgctctgttaAAATTTGACTAACACCTGCATTGCACCTAAAGCCAACTAGGCAGCATACAGGCAGAATGCATGCTCTGCCTCAGTTGTAAAAACAaatgatctttatttaattgtattatagCAACAGTATAGAATTTCCTACAGCtctcaaaaaatatatcaaaatctTTCAGCTTTACTTTTTTAAGAgatacatttgtgtttttatggatTAGTAATACTTGTTGAAACAGCCATTTAAtctttccctcctctgtgttttgtgtctttgcagTCATTAGCCCACATCCTGAAGGCTCGCAAAGTACTAACAGAGCCAGAGGTGCGTTATTATCTACGACAGATTGTCTCTGGACTGAGGTACCTGCATGAGCAAGAGATCCTTCACAGAGACCTGAAGCTTGGTAAGTGATCTATATGCTATGTCCATATATTTGATCCAAACAATGCTGAGACAAATTGTGCATAATTCTAGAGATGCATGTTGTTCAGTGTTCATTCTTTGTGTTCCCACTTCTACATCTTGCTTCTCTTTAATCAACCCTagagaggatcagtgcattagcCTTTGATCCTGTATTGAGTGCTCATCATTTCACTCCCTTTCTTCCCTGCAGGTAACTTCTTTGTGAGTGAGTCGATGGAGCTGAAGGTCGGGGACTTTGGTTTGGCTGCCAAGTTGGAGCCAGCAGGAAACAGGAGAAAGACGATCTGTGGAACTCCCAACTACCTGTCCCCCGAGGTGCTCAACAAGCAGGGCCACGGCTGTGAATCAGACATATGGGCCTTAGGCTGTGTAATGTGAGTACGCGCACTGTAAATTTACACTATTGAGTATTCAATATCTAAGTAATTGAATTTcttatgatttaatatttttgaatAACAGATGATAATCTTAAAAGGATACTAGCACCATATTTTCTTCTCGTTACTTGTCACATAAAGTGCTTTGAAATGATGagctaaatgtattttatgcCCTCCATCCTTTTCAAGGTACACTATGCTTCTGGGCAGACCGCCATTTGAAACCACCAACTTAAAGGAGACATATAAGTGTATAAGAGAGGCACGTTATTCCCTGCCCTCCTCCCTGTCGCCACAAGCTAAGCAGTTGATTGCTAGCCTGCTTGCAAAGATCCCAGAAGACAGACCCAACCTGGACCACATTCTGAGGCACGACTTCTTCACACAGGTTAGACACCATTGTCCTTTCCCTTCCCTCTCCATGCTGTTTGTCCATCCCTATAGCTGTCTCATAGTTGAGTCGTAGCAGTGACCCCATGACCACCAGTTGCACACTGACCCACTTTCTGTCTCCACAGGGCTTCAGTCCAGAGCGTCTGCCGGCGAGCTGTTGCCACTCAGCACCAGATTTCCACGTCTCCAGTCCAGCCAAAAGCTTCTTCAAGAAGGCTGCTGCCGCACTTTTTGGTGGGAGGAGAGACAAGGTCAAATACTACGAGACTCTGAGTGAGTATTGCATCAGCCACTGAGCACTCGTACCAAAAAATATACACCACTTGTCAGCCAATTGATTGGGGCTTTGCAAAACGATGGTAGACAAAAGAGGAGTTATTAAATCTAGTTCCTAACATGATTGCAAGCATGTGTCATCTATTCTCCAATCCTGTGCTGATTTCAGCTTATGCAGCTACTTGTTTAAGAGGCGACATGCTGATTTTTGTGTGCTATTGTGCCTTTTTAGATAAATTAaccaaagaggaagaggagatctATAAACTGCAGCATGACCTGGAGAGGACTGTCATCAGCCAACAACAGAGCAAAAAGACATCTGAGGTAAGAGACCATTTGAACTACATGAATGACAATATTTACATCGCTGTAGGAGATGCTGCAGGTGCATCTTTTCATAGGGCCATTAAATAAGCAGGTTGGCTGGAGATTTTATGTTGAAAGGAATAAAGTGAGTCACTCTGATGCAGCACTAAACTTTATAACAAGCACAGTTTCAGTACACACTAAAAAGCACTTATGCCAACCTCTTAGCCAACCACTCTGAATCTGTGGGTGACGGCTGAGTCAGTGTAGGAAGAGATGATCTAAACTCACAGCTTCTCACTCCTGTCGTCACTCATTCCCACCTCAGAATGGAAGTCTACTTCCGCCATCTGCCGAGAGACCTGTCGCCCCGGCAACAGAGAGCCAGTCCCCAACGACTACGCGCGACACCATCCGCCTCATCGTCAGGGGGAGTCTggggagctgcagcagcagtagtgAATGTGAGTTCACTTGGTTACACACATAATGGCAGAcatgaactgaaaaaaaaatgtgcatggGTAAGGTAGGCATCAACCTAAATGGCAcccttatgtttttttttcttaaaggccTAGAAGACAGCACGACAGGGAGTGTGGCTGAAACTGTTGCCAGTGTTTTGAGAGGATGCCTGGAGAATATGCCCAAAGGTGAGAGCAACTGATGATTTGCAAATCTATGACGTACCCCTCCACATTTGAGGACTAAAAGCATGCTGTACCAGATGACCTtagccagtgcatttacaaagtGCCATTGTACATCTGAAGATCATCTTCTGTATTAGACCTTGAAATGTGCAAATAAAGAGTTGTTTAACTCTAAGAAGTCAGTAGATTTATGTTGATAGATTCACTTCCAAATTTTGTTAACCAAATTCCCCTCCAGCTCAGTGTTGGTGTAAAAAATCCTCAGATATACTGTTTATGGTTTAGTTTCAGAAAGCCTTGAGGAAGTTTTGGTGTTAAGCAAAGCTCTTGGGTGCTTCAACAAAATCAGGAATTGTATGGTGTTTGCATAGTTACGGCTCTTCTCAAATCCTTCCTGTAATTGTATTCTAATCCTCCAACTCCTCTGTGCTCTCGCCCTGCAGCGGACGACATTCCTCAGGGCTCAAACAGCTGCAGCCTTCAATGGGTGACTAAATGGGTGGACTACTCCAACAAGTACGGCTTCGGATACCAGTTGTCTGATCACACCGTGGGAGTCCTGTTCAACAACGGCACTCACATGAGCCTCCTGCCAGACAGAAAGTAGGCACCACTCAAAGCTTTCACAGCACTCCACCTTTAGTTTTAAAGTTGCTGGTCCCACGATGTAATGGAGGTAGCTTGTTCCAGCATGCTGAAGTACATTGAATAACCTGTTAGTGGTTAGAAAGCTGTACTGAACTAAGGAGGTAGCTTTAACCTGTTCAGTTTGAGTGACTCATCTTTTCTTTGccaaaaagtgaagaaaacaaagagctcACATTCAACTAAAACTCttgctttattgttttcaaGCAAGCACAGGAAATATTGTCAgtcaaatatacaaaaaatgtaCAGTATAATGAGGAAATCCATTGGTTTTGCTATGTTTTGTTCCAtatgtgtttgtctgagtgGATGTTTAACCCTTCATCTCCTTTGTGTATCTTCAGGACCATCCATTACTATGCAGAGTTGGGTCAGCGCTCTGTTTTCCCCACTTGTGAGGTTCCTGAACACTTTGTGGGCCAGGTGACTGTGCTCAAATACTTTTCCCACTACATGGAGGAGAACCTAATGGATGTGAGTAAATACCTCTATCACCCCCACACCTCTGTCTTTTGTCTCACCAACCCTGGAGCACAGGGTAACAGAAAAGTTACCTTTCATGCTGCAGCCTGTCTAATCCTAACATGTGACTCCTTTGCTTTCTCAGGGCGGTGACCTGGGTAGTATGACAGACGCACACATGCCTAGACTCTACCTGCTGCAGTGGCTCAAATCCGACCGCGCCCTCATGATGCTCTTTAACGACGGCACCTTCCAGGTAAATAAAAGCTGTATTTACAGGAGTGCAACCGTTGCTGGGCATGCTCAGAAGAGCACTGTTTGGGGTGCAATGCATAACACAGTTTTCCTATTGTTTGTAGTGTCTTTTAAGTCCATGTGGGCTGGCCACCTTTCTGTGCATGATGTATAAAAAGATAAACTACTACTTCATTACAAAGGAGGGAGGATTTTAATAAAATCAATGACAAACCTTTCTATCTCCATAGATCAACTTTTACCACGACCACACCAAGATCATTCTGTGCTGTCAGAGGGATGAGTACATGCTCACATACATCAACGAGGACCGTGTCTCCAAAACCTTCAAACTGAGTTccttgctgaaatctggctgcCCCAACGACCTGCGGGAACGCATGGTGTACTCTCTCAACATGCTTCTGCAGAGGTGCAGCTAAACCCCCAAAAATCTGTTTGGACTGTATCAAATAGACTGAGCTACACAATGTGCTGCTGCAGTGCTGCAGTCAAACCAGGATCTGCGCAGGAAAAAACAATGTGAGGATGGACCTGTGAAAAGTAATTAACATTCCGACACTGTTGCACCTTGGTGACTCAGCAGAGGTGCTGATGGAAAAATAACACAGAAAGACTCTATGGATGGCGAAATGAAATGTAGCGCAATGGATGCAAAAGGGCTGATTTGTATGTTGATTGTTtgaggagaagaaagacagagtgtAGGAGCAAGTATGTTGGTACGAATGTGAATCCCATGTTTTTGTGGGAAAAAAGAGGGATATATGGGAAGTAAAGACAAATGCTGGGCTGGCACCAGCTTCAATTTGTAAAGTGTAATCAATGCTGTTTTATAGACACAATCTATAAACTGAGACTCTGAGTGTAACCAGAGCTAAACTGTTGAATACTGTAAATGATGTACAGTGAATGTAACAGCCCACTCAGCAGTGCAAAGAAATGATTGCTAATGTGTGCGGTAGCTACTGAGTCCGCCTGTttatatgtgtgagtgtgtgtgtgagtgtgtgtgtgagtgggacgAGTGTATCATCATGCTAACTCTGAAAAACTGTGATTTGGTCTCTTTACTGACAGATGGACTCAGCACATTGAGCTGAGAAACAGAGGGGTGATgtgaaggaggaaggagagaggggagggggcaggaggagaaaatgacgttagtttgaaaagaaaagtaccAAGTATCTTTTGAGGAACACTTAAGAGCCATTATCAGCTTGGTAGAAAATGTCCTACTTAAGTTATTGTGTATAAAAgtgcagtatttatttatttaataataaaaactgattttgtaaaaaaaaaaaatgctcctGGGTTTCAACCTTGTACTTTCTTTATACCTTTATCTTTTAAAGACCACTTTCAATTTAAACTGTGTCCTAGTTTCATATGTCATAAACAGAGTTCATGCACTGTATGTTCAGATGAGTATCACACTCATATCTGTGCTCCGGTCCAAGTCAAGGCAAGTATTTAATCTGGAAACTTGAGTTTGCAACAGGAAATGGGCACATAAAGAGAGATGGATACACGATATAGAGGTCTTGTTTACAGGATTGTTGTTTATTATCCGGTTCAAGGCCAGACTTACTTGTATCTTGGTGATACAAGGATGTAGATGGCAGAGACATTGCAATGTGGCCGGCCTTGTCGCACATTTGAACATTGACAGGCGCACATTACTCTGTGTACAGCAAGGGCACAGAACAACAAATAGACAGGATGGAAATAAATAAGGCAGTCAGCCCAACAGTGACATGCAGCCGCTGTGACGCTGACTACACTATGTCAGCAATTGCATCACAGTTTTCAGGCAACGTGTCTCCAATTCTTGAGCATCCTATCTCATTCACGTACTGTAACCATAGAAACAAGCAAGCACTGGCCACTGGGTTAGAGTCAGGGATAAATGAAGACTGCATAAAAAGCATCTGTCATAAATTCTTCCTGTTGAAAGTCAGATCTCATGCTCTGACATCCTTGTGCTAAAATTAAAAACTCCTCTCTTTTGAATCTGATTGGCTTTTCAGCACCGCTCTCTGTTGCCTGCATGGGTATTTAATCTGTTGAACACCACTCCTCCTTTAGTGCTTATGTAATGGTGGAAGTTGAACATGGATGTTTGAGTCATCCCTCTGGATATTCAGCAAAGAATATCTGTGCCTTTCAGAGTTCAATAATGAATGCCTCATGCATAGACATACCCACACAGACAGACGCAGAACAGGAAGTAGCCAACAAAAAGAAGCAGGAATTATTCATGACGACACCTCTAGGTCTGAGTGCCTGTGTTTTGACAGTAATGGCCCCTGGAATGGATGCTTCAGTCAGACAGAAATAGATTTTGTTGTTGATGGGAGGTTTTCTGGCCTTTCGGGGCATTTCTAACCCTGGTCCTTGCATCTGAACAGAAGTGGAGTTACCCTATTAGATGGATGAAATAGGCTGAAGCAAATTAATAACACACTGAAGGCTGGCAAGAGGAAAAATGACAGTTTCACTATGGTTATGTGAGTGAAAGTGTAGTGTAAATCTGACTCCTATAATGAACCTGTCAGTGAAAATTCAGGTCACGTCGAAGTTTATTTTGAGTCAGCAAATGTTAGCTCAATTGGCCCCATAGGTACCTTTTCCCCGCCTTTAGGCACAACACGCATTTAAACTAATTAGAAAACCCTGCAGAGTTCAAAAAGCTAAGAATGCAAGCTCACTTGATGTTCTCAGCATCACTGTAGTTTGAAAAAGAATTGTTAATAACACTGCAAGTTTTCAAAATCACCCACACAAAGCTGCTCCTCTCTTACGCCCCACTGACAGTAGGGAAAGCCTTGTGTGAGCAGCCTGGCTAAGCTCTGCAATGAGTCTAAGCTGGAGTGACAAGGGGGGGATCTTTATACCTCAGCTTCTATCATAAAGTTCTCCGCAGGCAGAAGAGTGAGTCAGTTTGGCATTAAAAGTGATAGTAGGCACATTctgccagaaaaaaaaacacactttgataTGTGCATACACAGGAAAGCTCCTGGGGGATTAGAAGGCCTTTGCATATCAAATGTCAGCACTCCTCCTCCTACTATGTAGTCAAAAACAGATGTACTGATGGAGCTGGGATGACTGTAGCTTTGCCCATCCCCTGTTGTGGCCTACAGTATTGACTAAAGGGATGAGCAATGCAAAGCAGCCAAACTTCCAAAGGTGCAACTGCTATATCTGGTCAGATACTATTGTCTTCGAAAAAAAAAGTACCTTGAAGCTTGTTTAAGAATTTAAGAGTGCCTGATTGCTTCAATAATCAAATTACGGTaatatttaaaaactgtatcCTAAGAAATCAACTTGGCGACTAGCTCTATGTTTTTAACTTGTCTTTCTTTGCAAGTTAAGTATTTTAAATTGAAACTAGTGAAAGCCAACTTCAACTTTTACTGTCTGTTTTGCAATTTGATTTTAAGAGTACTTACAGATGCATATGTATGTGCTTGATGTGTGGAGTTCATGAACATAAACTGCTCTAACAAGCCTGAGTGTAGAAGTTTCTGCATGGCTTAATATTTCTGCGACAAACCAAAGAGTTCATTTACAAAAATAGATAAGCCACTTtaaaatttttctttttaaatgtttaaaaaaacatcttttctcCATTACTAGCTTTATATTATAAATCAACTGAAGTTGTGTGTTTTGGGCTAAGTTAAAATGACAATACTAATTcgaggtatcttaaaaatgtatgactttGTTCAAATGTATATTAAATCGAAtaatataatagtaataatataattaaaaatgtgttttttttatacataaaaactatgtatacatttttttttttttttgcaaattaacttttTATGGACGGATAATTTTGCCATGGATAAAAAGGGTTCAGACCGAAGCGGCGTTGATGGAGAGATCACTGACTGCTTACTCTTGTTAGCTTTGACGATGCTAGTCGCTTACGTGTCGAGTGAATGCCAAACATGGAAGACATGAGGACACTGCCCGAGACGGGAAGGAGATGACTGACTGTCGGAGCCATTGACATGTGTCTGTGGTCAGAGCGAGGGGAATTACTGTAAGTTAGCATCGTGAACTGAAGGTAAGCAACTTCTGATATGTGCTGCGAGCTTCGGGCTAACATAAGTGACATTGACAGGGAGCTAACTACCCAGCTAGTACTGGGAGTGTGTTTCCACCATAGGTTTCCACAAGTGTTTCATGAATGCTCAATGAATATTCACCCAAACAGTGCTAGTGTTTCATGTCAGTAGTCGAAATAGTTTGTCATTACACAGATACTTTTATGATGACTATGATTTTGATTCAATTGTAAATGGTCGTTGTTGAACACTTTTTGCATGAATTTGGATTTCTTGTAGGGATGtaacactcaacccacgattcgattggAATCCTAGTTTTTGGTTCAcgatcaagcggcaaactccggtctcaaatgatgaagccaatgcgtaagtgatataaactgcaatgcatcgaaaatccgcttgaggttggctgcagaaacaccggaaaccacatagatatgaatgggaaaaagacgatctttgcagcattaataaacatgtttacagcctggttcaaaaaacggcttggccctacaacgccaatctctctaatggcacacactgtactggggtgaatttttttctaacgtgacggttaagaagatattaagattatgagttttgcccaaataaggacatgactgacgtgactcctggtcgggaacccacagccattggctaagagactcacactacgtcacactctgcctagttgagttccacattaccaatatggctgctgccgtcgatttgcttcaaaacagctcttaggaacagatgggtgacgtcacgggtactacgtccatattttatacagtctatgttcacgatacgattcactcacgattctctaacgattttcttGAAAATTGGATTGAACTCAAcgtttaaataactattattttatttcaattctcagatgtggacagttgcaatatatatgttttatctcattttttttgttaacaaagtaatcctttttcatttttaagttgtgttgtaactcaaacaaaaccactgcacactttttttcagtaccttgcaaaaaaaaactaaaaataactgCACAAAAATACCATGCTGGaatatttcagaacaattatagcaAAATGGAAAGTGAATGATTCCCAAATATAAGTATTACATATTAAAACagataaggtaaatctctttaaattagggatgtaaatgtCAAGTATTCTCTtggatcgatctttggaaatgttaacaatcaattatcgttcaatcattaaataaacatgaatTTTTTCCAtgccaaaaacaatgccaaatgggttatttccccctaaatcaaattttccatCATGACACAATGTAACTGACGGTATTAACAGATAAGGaacatattgaggtgttcaaaatgtaaacacgctgaatatcaacgtgaggagcaggcttaaaattaatctctgtggacgcatggtcatatgtaaagactcagacttcaacatgtactgcaacaggacaactgaaaaaaagcgctcgtggagacctatcactcagctgcagcccccagctgagcgtctccgctgtgtgcagtcagctgattctgaaacatgctttaaaattgAAACACCTCCTCTCAGCGAATgatgagagagcagcgcaagagacttaatgatgtcgaacaagcagagtataatgcagatatcgccttctactgtttaagaATAATATCCtgatacaaattattttgaatCGATTTCAATCCACCcttttttgtattgattttttaccgATTTGTCATTACATCCCTAATATCTTGTGTTGAATATTTAGTAACTTTCATTTGAAGTCCATGTCAAAGAGAAGTGAATCTCGTTTCTCTGTGGTAATATTAACTTGTTACTGTTTGATATAAGGCAAAATCATCAGCAACAGCTATAAACAATCCATCCCTCCAAAGTCAACAGAAGACCATGGTTCTGCTTATACGTCAGGTGTTTGGTTACGTGAAAGGTAAAGGAGCGGTCACCATGTGGGATGTAGTGTGCTGCTCATGTTCTCTGGTCTAATTACTGTTATTTCGTACGATCATCTCTCTAAAGGTTTCTGAAGACTGAAAATAGAGCCTGCTGTGTGACTACAATATCCGCTGGTGTATTCATGGATCAAAGTGCACTTACAAATCTGTGTCCAACTGAGCAACAAAGAGCTCTCAAGATTTAACCTAAAGCCTTCAAAATATGAATCATCATAATATCTTAAGccattattgttttttgttgctaAACATGTAGGATATTTGCTTATAGTATATGGGGCCTTGATGTATATCACAGTGACACTAAATTTACGCAATGTCATACTAGCCATCAATATAAagtgatttgtctgcctgtgctgAGTTCTGCATCCTTGCCACTGCACTATAGTGCCCTCTCAAAGCATGTCAATACCCTTTATCGACTCAGTTTCAcccatattttatttaatactcGCTCATGCTTTTTAATATTATCCCTCAGAATTCATTCAGCCGGTCTGTGAGATAGAGGCTGCTCTGTAAGCTTCACCAGATTCCTTTTCAAGCATCATAAACCAAAATGAAATATGTATTATTGTATTGATGGTTTGAATCTCAACATGAGGTCCCTGAATtttccaaaattaaattaacaacaTGAGCTCCAGTCATTACTGGGATGTTTGAAATTCATGTTTCATTAATAGCATGTCATTACCACATAACTGTCTGGAGGTTTTCTTCATTCAGAAATTCGTCACACTGTTCAGACTGTCTTAGATGGAATGATCTGAGATGAACTGTGCATACAGCCTACGCCAAACTGCTAATGGGCTGTCAGAGACAATGTCatgtgcagtgtgtgagtgttcatACCAGGGcaatattacaaaataaaagcatttttgttccctctctgtAAAAGCAGATTGCCCCTTGCCCTTTTATAATTGCACCAATAGGATGTCAGTAGACAATGTGACTTCcttgaaacaggaaacagcctGCTGActtctttaataaaaaaaaaatcacatgcatgtgtgtgggcAGCCTtctgacaaagacagaaagataaGCTGAACTAGAGAAAACTCCCACAGCAATCCAACGCACTGAGCTTTTTTGAGGACAATATTCAGGAGTACAAAtctaacacaaaaaaacacaaatggcTTTAAATCCACAAGATGTGAGCTGTTAA from Notolabrus celidotus isolate fNotCel1 chromosome 9, fNotCel1.pri, whole genome shotgun sequence includes these protein-coding regions:
- the plk2b gene encoding serine/threonine-protein kinase PLK2b; amino-acid sequence: MEVQRSIGPQQTNSSSMCESTQRSEPRRKKMDDRSAPSEMARIITDPATGKCYCRGKVLGKGGFAKCYEMTDLSTSKVYAAKIIPHARVSKPHQREKIDREIELHRALHHKHIVHFYHHFEDKENIYILLEYCSRKSLAHILKARKVLTEPEVRYYLRQIVSGLRYLHEQEILHRDLKLGNFFVSESMELKVGDFGLAAKLEPAGNRRKTICGTPNYLSPEVLNKQGHGCESDIWALGCVMYTMLLGRPPFETTNLKETYKCIREARYSLPSSLSPQAKQLIASLLAKIPEDRPNLDHILRHDFFTQGFSPERLPASCCHSAPDFHVSSPAKSFFKKAAAALFGGRRDKVKYYETLNKLTKEEEEIYKLQHDLERTVISQQQSKKTSENGSLLPPSAERPVAPATESQSPTTTRDTIRLIVRGSLGSCSSSSECLEDSTTGSVAETVASVLRGCLENMPKADDIPQGSNSCSLQWVTKWVDYSNKYGFGYQLSDHTVGVLFNNGTHMSLLPDRKTIHYYAELGQRSVFPTCEVPEHFVGQVTVLKYFSHYMEENLMDGGDLGSMTDAHMPRLYLLQWLKSDRALMMLFNDGTFQINFYHDHTKIILCCQRDEYMLTYINEDRVSKTFKLSSLLKSGCPNDLRERMVYSLNMLLQRCS